From Camelina sativa cultivar DH55 chromosome 7, Cs, whole genome shotgun sequence, one genomic window encodes:
- the LOC104702917 gene encoding early nodulin-like protein 3, with protein MASLILIMSLMFLLFTTFYHFGEARIIAVGGSLDAWKVPESTNHTLNDWAETVRFQVGDYLLFKYDAKIDSVLQVTKENYEKCNMDKPLKEHKDGYTTVKLDVSGPYFFISGALTSNCAKGEKLTVVVQSPNHPPTPKQGPGAVTPTLSPKPSTSPAAPPTPSPKSSTSTAPAPAPANSHAVGFVAGNGIFWASTIVSVFGLVFA; from the exons atggcgTCTTTGATTCTGATTATGTCACTAATGTTTCTCTTATTTACCACATTCTACCACTTTGGTGAGGCTAGGATCATTGCTGTGGGTGGATCATTGGACGCATGGAAGGTTCCAGAATCAACCAACCACACTCTTAACGATTGGGCTGAGACCGTCCGGTTCCAAGTCGGAGACTATCTCT TGTTTAAATACGATGCCAAGATCGATTCGGTGTTACAAGTGACAAAAGAAAACTACGAAAAATGCAACATGGATAAGCCTTTGAAAGAACACAAAGACGGATACACAACAGTGAAACTCGATGTCTCAGGTCCATACTTCTTCATAAGTGGAGCTTTGACCTCTAACTGTGCTAAAGGTGAGAAACTAACTGTCGTGGTTCAGTCACCTAACCACCCGCCAACGCCAAAGCAAGGACCAGGCGCTGTTACACCCACTCTATCCCCAAAGCCATCTACTTCTCCGGCTGCTCCACCTACCCCTTCTCCAAAGTCATCTACTTCTACGGCTCCTGCGCCAGCGCCGGCCAATAGCCATGCAGTTGGGTTTGTTGCCGGAAATGGCATCTTCTGGGCCTCGACTATTGTTTCTGTCTTTGGGCTTGTTTTCgcttaa
- the LOC104702915 gene encoding gamma-glutamyl peptidase 5-like, with translation MVNEQKRFALFLATGDSTLVKKTYGGYFNVFVSTFGEEDEKWDLFRVIDGEFPDDKDLDKYDGFVISGSLHDAFGDDDWIVKLCSLCQKLDDMKKKVLGICFGHQILCRIKGGKVGRASRGVDMGLRTITMVQDAVKPGGYFGSEIPKSLAIIKCHQDEVFELPESATLLAYSDKCNVEMCSFGDHFLCIQGHPEYNKEILFEIIDRVVNMKLMEQDFADKAKGTMESAEPDREKWQTICKNFLEGRSEQV, from the exons ATGGTTAATGAGCAAAAGAGATTTGCTCTGTTCTTGGCCACAGGCGATTCAACGTTGGTGAAGAAGACGTACGGTGGATATTTCAACGTGTTTGTTTCGACTTTTGGGGAAGAGGATGAGAAATGGGATCTGTTTCGTGTGATCGACGGTGAGTTTCCGGACGATAAGGATCTGGATAAGTATGATGGTTTTGTTATCAGTGGAAGCCTTCATGATGCTTTTGGTGACGATGATTGGATCGTTAAGCTTTGTTCTCTTTGCCAAAAACTTGACgacatgaagaagaaggttcttgGCATCTGCTTCGGCCACCAG ATACTATGTAGAATCAAAGGAGGGAAGGTAGGAAGAGCGAGTAGAGGTGTGGATATGGGACTAAGAACCATAACAATGGTTCAAGACGCTGTGAAACCGGGTGGCTACTTTGGAAGCGAGATCCCGAAATCACTAGCCATCATAAAATGCCACCAAGACGAAGTGTTTGAACTCCCTGAATCAGCAACATTGCTTGCTTATTCAGACAAATGCAACGTGGAGATGTGTTCCTTTGGAGATCACTTCCTCTGCATCCAAGGACATCCTGAGTACAACAAAGAGATTCTTTTCGAGATCATTGATCGCGTCGTCAATATGAAGTTGATGGAG CAAGATTTTGCGGATAAGGCGAAGGGAACGATGGAGAGCGCGGAACCAGATCGGGAGAAATGGCAAACTATCTGCAAAAACTTTCTGGAAGGAAGATCCGAGCAAGTTTAG
- the LOC104702914 gene encoding probable cyclic nucleotide-gated ion channel 6 (The sequence of the model RefSeq protein was modified relative to this genomic sequence to represent the inferred CDS: added 99 bases not found in genome assembly), translated as MFDTCGSKRVKSQVISGQLEKFVRLDSMDSRYSQGSEAGLNKCTLNIQGPKRFAQGSKTSSGSFKKGFRKGSEGLWSIGRSIGLGVSRAVFPEDLEVSEKKIFDPQDKFLLLCNKLFVASCILAVSVDPLFLYLPFINDKAKCVGIDRKLAIIATTIRTVIDSFYLFHMALRFRTAYVAPSSRVFGRGELVIDPAQIAKRYLQQYFIIDLLSVLPVPQIVVWRFLFNSMGANVLATKQALRYIVLVQYIPRFLRMYPLSSELKRTAGVFAETAWAGAAYYLLLYMLASHIVGALWYLLALERNNDCWSKACHFNNQTCARNFLFCGNQNMKGYAAWDKIKVSVLQQYCPVDVPEDEEPPFDFGIYLRALSSGIVSSKNFVSKYFFCLWWGLQNLSTLGQGLETSTYPGEVIFSITLAIAGLLLFALLIGNMQTYLQSLTIRLEEMRVKRRDSEQWMHHRMLPPELRERVRRYDQYKWLETRGVDEENLVQNLPKDLRRDIKRHLCLALVRRVPLFENMDERLLDAICERLKPCLFTEKSYLVREGDPVNEMLFIIRGRLESVTTDGGRSGFFNRSLLKEGDFCGDELLTWALDPKSGANLPSSTRTVKALTEVEAFALIADELKFVASQFRRLHSRQVQHTFRFYSQQWRTWAACFIQAAWRRYTKRKKLEQLRKEEEEEEESAAASVIAGGSPYSIRATFLASKFAANALRSVHKNRTAKSALLLSSTKELVKFQKPPEPDFSAEDH; from the exons CAAGGTTCTGAAGCTGGTCTAAACAAATGCACATTGAACATACAAGGACCTAAACGTTTTGCTCAAGGAAGCAAAACATCATCTGGATCTTTCAAGAAAGGTTTTAGAAAAGGATCAGAAGGACTTTGGTCTATAGGTAGATCTATCGGACTCGGTGTTTCGCGCGCTGTGTTTCCAGAAGATCTTGAAGTATcagagaagaaaatatttgatcCACAAGATAAGTTTCTTTTGCTCTGCAACAAGTTGTTTGTAGCTTCTTGTATACTCGCAGTATCCGTGGATCCGCTCTTCTTGTATCTTCCCTTTATCAACGATAAAGCCAAATGCGTTGGTATAGACAGGAAACTTGCAATTATAGCAACAACGATAAGGACAGTTATAGATTCGTTTTATCTCTTTCATATGGCTTTACGGTTTAGAACAGCTTATGTTGCTCCATCGTCGCGTGTTTTTGGTCGTGGAGAGCTTGTTATAGACCCTGCACAGATAGCTAAGCGTTATCTACAACAGtatttcatcattgatttgCTATCTGTGCTTCCAGTTCCACAG ATTGTAGTTTGGAGATTTCTCTTCAATTCAATGGGTGCAAATGTGTTGGCAACCAAACAAGCCCTTCGATATATCGTGTTAGTTCAATATATACCGCGTTTTCTTCGAATGTATCCGTTAAGTTCAGAGTTAAAGAGAACAGCTGGTGTATTTGCTGAGACTGCATGGGCTGGTGCAGCTTATTACTTGCTACTCTACATGCTCGCAAGTCAt ATTGTTGGGGCTTTGTGGTATTTGCTTGCTTTAGAACGCAATAACGACTGCTGGAGTAAGGCCTGCCACTTTAATAACCAGACATGTGCCAGAAACTTCTTGTTTTGTGGTAACCAAAATATGAAAGGTTATGCTGCTTGGGACAAGATTAAAGTTTCGGTTCTTCAGCAATATTGTCCTGTTGATGTCCCCGAGGATGAAGAACCTCCTTTTGATTTTGGAATCTACTTAAGAGCACTCTCCTCTGGCATTGTCTCATCTAAGAACTTTGTCTCTAAGTACTTCTTCTGTTTGTGGTGGGGGCTTCAGAATCTTAG TACACTTGGTCAAGGGCTTGAAACCAGCACATACCCTGGAGAGGTTATATTCTCGATAACACTTGCTATTGCTGGACTTCTACTCTTTGCTCTTCTCATTGGAAACATGCAG ACTTATCTTCAATCGCTAACTATTCGGTTAGAAGAAATGCGAGTCAAAAGACGTGACTCAGAACAGTGGATGCATCATCGAATGCTTCCACCAGAACTGCGGGAACGTGTCAGACGATATGATCAGTACAAGTGGTTGGAGACTCGTGGAGTTGATGAAGAGAATCTTGTTCAGAACCTCCCAAAGGATCTTAGAAGAGATATCAAACGTCATCTCTGTCTCGCCTTAGTCAGAAGA gttCCATTGTTTGAGAATATGGATGAGAGGCTGCTAGATGCAATCTGTGAGAGGCTTAAGCCATGTCTATTCACTGAGAAGTCTTACTTAGTTCGTGAGGGAGATCCAGTTAACGAGATGCTCTTCATAATACGTGGTAGGCTCGAGAGTGTAACCACTGATGGTGGGAGAAGCGGATTCTTTAACCGCAGTTtacttaaagaaggagatttcTGCGGTGACGAGCTTTTGACATGGGCACTTGATCCCAAATCAGGTGCTAACCTCCCGTCCTCAACAAGAACCGTGAAGGCCTTAACCGAAGTAGAAGCTTTCGCTTTGATAGCTGATGAGCTGAAATTTGTGGCGAGTCAGTTCAGGAGACTCCATAGTAGACAAGTGCAACACACTTTCAGATTCTATTCACAGCAATGGAGGACTTGGGCGGCTTGCTTCATCCAAGCTGCATGGAGACGGTACACAAAGAGGAAGAAACTGGAGCAACttagaaaagaagaggaagaagaagaagagtcagcTGCAGCATCGGTTATAGCAGGAGGAAGTCCTTATAGCATCAGAGCTACGTTCTTGGCTTCAAAGTTTGCGGCTAATGCACTTCGTAGCGTTCACAAGAACCGGACTGCGAAATCTGCTTTGTTGTTGTCATCTACTAAAGAATTGGTGAAGTTTCAGAAACCTCCAGAACCAGACTTCTCAGCTGAAGATCATTGA